TGAAGTGAGAAAAAATTTTAATTTGAGGAAAAAgcttatatataatattattatgCAGTAGTATATGGCTATTGCCCCACCATATCTCCTTAGTTGGGAATACTGGAATGAATTATTGATTCACGTATATGTTAAGTGAACTGTAAAACAACATTGTCTTTTTTTTGTAACAGCTGTGAATATTACCATTGATAACAAAATTAAGCAATATAAAGAGCTCCTAGCTTCCACAAAGAAACTGGGACTCCAAATCTCTAATTACACAATAGTCTCTGTATGAATCCTCTACTCATACTTCCTCTATTTGACAGTTTAATCATACTAATTCTctcttttatctctttcttaaTCTGTGTAACTATAGTATCCACCTGTACATTTCCATTCTGAAACAATTTTTTATTCTTGGCAGTCCATATGTGGTAAATAGTTGCTCCCCATATGGCAGCCATCACTTCCTTCTTGAGTTTCTGCCAATGCTTTCTTCTAATGGAATCAAATACCAGTTTTGGCTCACCAGCATGCAGCTGAGTATCTGTCCATTGCAATAGTGATCTTCTAATACCCTGTATCCAAGGACAATTGCCAAACAAATGCTGGCTTGTTTCAATTGCTTGATCATCACATAAACAGCAAGCCATATCTGTCACTGTAATCCGCATTTGGCCTAATCTTTCTTTTGTCAACATTCTCTTTTTAGTTGCTAGCCAAGCAATTAATCTGTGCTTTGGCTGTGCAAACTTACTCCAAATTAGACTCGCATTCTCCATCTTATCTTGGCCCCCCATTAGAGCATTATAGCTACTTGTTATGGAATAGTCCCCTTTAGGAGTTAGTATATATTTACCCTGCACATACCATTCTTGCATCTTCTCTTTTAGGGAATTCATTTTTTTCCAATACCAACTGCAATCTTTGGTCACAGTGTGAGACCATATGTTACGAACATTCTTGATGTAGATGTCATGCACCCATTTGACCCATAATGAGTCCTTACTCTGAGTTAGCTACCACAACAGTTTCCCAACTGAAGCTTTATTCCAGCTTCTGCATCCCTTGATGTTCAGGCCACCATTTTTCTTAGAAAACATATCTTCTCCCAGACAACTAATGGTACTCTTCTCTTATCTTCTGAACTACCCCATAAGTAATCTCGACATCTTTTATCAACTTCCTTTAAGACACTCTGATGTAAAATAAACACTGAACCCCAGAAGCTGTATATTGAAAATAAAACTGCAGTTATCACTTGAAGCCTTCCTGTATATGACAACTTCTTTGCATAGGTTACATTGATTCTGTGAGTGATCTTCTCTATCAGTTGTTGGCACTCCAGCTTACTCCACTTCTTAGGTGACAAAGGAAGGCCAAGGTACCTAATAGGAAAAGAGCCCTCTGAGAACCCTGTTGCAGCCAACAATCTCTCCTTAATTTGATGAGTTACCCCTGCCATGAATATGTTAGATTAGTCCATGTTGGCTATCAGACCTGACACCTCACTAAAATGCTTTAGTGCTTCCATTACTCTATCAGATCTCTCTTCACCTTTGAACCATTAAATCATCAGCAAAAATGAGATGGTTCAGCTTCAAATGTTTACACATTGGATGGTACTTGAAGTCTGGAAGTTCACCCATCATGCCTACATGTTCTGGAGAGGTATTCCATGACCAACACAAACAGTAAAGGTGACATTGGATCACCTTATCGAAGTCCCATCTGACCTTCAAAATATCCATGTTGTTCACCATTAACAGTGATTGAGAATTTTGGTAAAGTCACACAAGCCATAATCAATTGAACAAATTTTTCTGGAAATTCATAGCCAAGCAGAATCTCTTCTAAGAACTCCCAACTGACCATATCATAATCTTTCCGAAGGTCAATTTTTATTAGGCATCTAGGTGATGTCTTTCCTGTTATAGTGCCTAAGCAAGTCATGGCAAATGAGCACATTGTGTATCATGGATCTACCATGCATAAATATTGATTGATTGTCTGCTACTAAGTAGTTTACAACATCTTTCAGCTTACTGTAAACCACCTttgaaatatatatgtataagaCATTACAGCATGCAATTGGTCTGAATTGGATGGCATACTCAGGATCAGTTACCTTAGGAATTAGAGCAATGTTGGTGGAAAATCTGCTTTAACAATCTTCCATTCCTGAAGAAATCCAGAATAGCCTCAGTAATATCACTGCCTAGAATGTGCCATGAAGCTTTAAAGAACCCACTGCTATACCCATCAGGGCCTGGACTTTTATTGTTATCAATTTGGAATAATGCCTTCTTGACTTCCCTTTCCTCAATAGGCTGCAATAATTCCAGTTGTAATATTGTTGTCAGTAAGAGACCATTTTGTATGAAGCCTTTGAATGCTCTCCTTCTAATACTAGCCTTTTGCCCAAGCAACTCTTGATAGTAGTTCAGGAACAGATCTACAATTACTCCAGGTTCTGTCTGACATACCCCCTTTGTCATCTTTCAATTGAATAGTAGCTAACTTGAGTCTTTTGTGTCTTATTATTGAATAAAAGTACCCTGTGTTGTCATCTCCTAACCTTAACCATGTAGCTTTACTTTTCTGCTGTAGTAACATTTCACCAAGGTATGATGATTCTCTAAACTTCTGATATTTCTCATGTTCTTCCTGTTGAAGGTCAGGGTTACTAGGACCAGTCTGCAACATCTCATGCATCTGCTTTAAGGCTTGTCTATCAACTTTAGCTGTTTGTTCAATATTGCAGAAGTATTGACTGTTAAGTTCACTAAGCTTCCTTTTCAGTAGTTTCAGCTTTTTAACAATCTGAAACATTTTGCATCCTTCTATAGGTGTTCTCCATAAATCTGCTACAATCTGATTAAACTGAGAGTGTTGTGCCCAAGCATTGTAGTACTTGAATGATCTTTTGACCCTAGGAGCATCATCTGATAGAGTTATCTTTATAGGACAGTGGTCACTTATACCCTCAGGTAGGAGCTTGGCTTTACATGATGGCATAAGGTCTAACCATTCCCCATTATTGAAAGTCCAGTCTATTTTAGAATATATTCTTAGCCCACAATGTCTATCATTCCAAGTATATTTACTGTGATGGTAAGGTAGTTCTAAGAATCCACATTCTCTCATGCAATTGTTAAAGTCTGCTACTTCTGCCCATGTAACTGGATTACCCCCTATCCTGTCTTCCATATTTAAAACTAAATTGAAGTCATCTGTAATTTGCCAAGGCAACTTGCATTCTGAGTTTTATTCAAGTAACCAACTCCATAAGCTCTTCTTCCCTTAGTGTTAAATGCATACACAAAGGTGATAGCAAACTGAGTTTGGAGAGGGATATAATAAACTTCACATGTTATTCCCTATGCAGTGATACTTTTTGGATTAACTCTGTAGTACTTTGGCCTCCAAGTAACCCATATTCTCTCATTATAATGAGCCTCCAAATTAGTGATATATTTCTATCCACTAAATAGTTTTCCTGCTGCTTTCTcaattctatccttctttatttttgtttctaataATCCTATCATTCCAACTTTTTCATTATTGCAAAGGAGTTTAGTCTCCGTTTGCTTATTAGGGGCATTTAGCCCCTTCACATTCCAAGAAAGAATATTAACCATCCCCTAACAAAGGAATGGATTGGCCTCCCACTTTTGCCACTGGAACCATCTCTTTTGTCTTACTAATTCCTGGTTTATCAAGTGCCTTAAAGGAATTTGCACTAGCAACCTGCTGAGAGCCTATGATATGAGCTTTCCATGTCTTCAAAGGAGTGATCCAGCCTGCATTCTTATTGTTGTCTTTGTTTGCAGATTGCACTGCCTTTTTGTCATGATTTCTATTCTGCTtatcctcttctttcttcttctagtTGTCACCCTGCACCCTTTCCTCCTGTATTTTTTCAGCAAGTTTTGGAGGGTTCTTTTTCCTACAATCATCCTTAGAGTGTCCATACTTTTTACAATAGTTGTCTGAGTGTTGGTTTTCAATCGTAGAGAACTTTCTGTTCAACCACAACCCTTTTTTCATTTCTGAATAGCACTACATCTGGAAGGTCTGCCTTCATGTCTACCTCCACTAACAGTCTAGCAAAACTAAGTCCCACCTTCTTCTCAGTGTTTTGGTCCACCATCATTGGTTTTCCTACTAGACTTCCTATTTTACTCAACCTTTATGGACTCCAATACTTCAATTCTAGGCCTGGAAGTTTGATCCATATTGGGACTGTGTATAATTCCTCTCTTGTGAACTCTATGTCAGGGTTCCATTTCTTCACAATAAACTGCTTATTGTCGAAGTGATATATCCCCCTTGTATAGCTTCACTCATACCAATAGCACTAACAAATTTAACAAGTACAATTCCATTTTTCAGCATCACTATTTTGTTCAAACTATGCTTTGCCCATAGCCTCTGTATATATCCCTTCATAACCGAAAAAGAGGGAAAAGCTCCTCAGACATAGCAGACAACAGAGTTCTTCCAAAATTCTACTTCAGTTGCAATATCCTCTGTATCAATTTCTATAATAGTTTACTTACCATGTTTAATTGGGGATACGTATTCCAATTTGAATCCAGCATTTGATATCTTCGAGATATCAAAGTTGTCCCAAATTGAGTTCGTCTTCTCTGTTCTCTCCTCCTCTTCGACTTGATCAGCCCACGATTTCTTCTCACTGCTCGATGATTCACTGGGAGGTTCATTAATGACTTCCTCCCATTGCTGCTGAACAATTGCATGTTGCTTTTGTGCCTCACTTTTCCTTGTTACTGTTTCATTAGATTTTCCCCCAATTTGGACAGCAATTGGGGTTTGAGCAGAACTTTGAGTGTTCTTCTGTCCTCTCTGAAATAGCGAAGAGGAAGCTTAAGCCATTAGTAGCTTCTGTGATGGTACACACGCTCTTTTCCCATGGCAGGCTCACGTTAGTTATCATGCGACGTGAGAGAATGAGCCATGCGCAGAAGCTTTTCCTTATTAACAACATAGTTATTTCTCTAATTTTGTGTCACAAATTAAATAAAGGAATTTCCAAAAGGGATAGCTCAGTAACTACGAGGTCATAATTCTGACCATAGTGCATGAATTCAACTCTAAATAACtactcccttcgtttcaatttatatgaacttAGTTAATTGGGTATGGAGTTTAAGGGGGGAAAACTCAGAACTTATGGTATAAAAtaagacacatatattttgtgtggctataattaTTGTGTAAAGCCGAGTTTATCTCTTAACCTTTATAGTTTGGGAAAGGATACCCCTGCACCTTTTGAATAGGTAAGGAAACCCCTTATGTATTCTTTTTTCTGATTaggttttctctttcttctttttcttctttttcttctttttttttccccaaaaaaaCTATTACCCATAAATGTAAAAAGTCAAAACAATCCTTTTTAGAAGAAATATTATTTTGGCACTAGAAAATAGTTTTGGCTATATTCTTGTAAAATTTTGGTTGCACAAATTAGAGTAATTTATTTTTAAGTGAAATCTTGGATTAGTGACTTTGGAATCTTGGGAAAACCTAAACTGCTAGACAAACTTTTCAAGGTAAGTTACTTTCTTTAGAGTCATTGAAAATAGATTGAAAATCTTGGATTAATGATATTGTATTCTATGATTGTGTGACTCACTTTTGCTTGTTTGATTTTCAGTAAAGAATGGCTATAGTTAGCTTTCATCTAGAAGGAGCAACAACGCAGAAGATTGTCTTAAGGATTTTAGTCATGCTTCTACATTTAATCATGCTTAGTTAATGTGTAGAAAAAATTCAATGATAAATAAAGcgttattttttcaaaaaaaaaaaggagaagaaaaagaaagcttAATCCGGAAAAATGCATAAGGGGATTCCCTTTTCCATCCAAAAGGTGAGGGGAGTATCCTTTCCCAAGCTATAAAGATTAAGGGGGTAAAATGAGTTTTACTCTAAACCATTATATAAAGATAAGTTATTTCTAAATATGAAAAGGAATTATTCTTTTTTGGTACAAACTAAAACGGAAATagtttcacataaattgaaacggataaAGTATTGGCTTTCTCTTTCATTTATAACTATCATATCAATTAACATCACCTCCATATTAATTGACATGAGCTAAATAATTGGtttattttctttagaaaatcctTTAAGCTACTCTTTCATTATACACTTCTACTGTGATTCTTCCCCTGTATCAAATTAGAACACCTCGATCTTCAATTAGTTAGAGTTGGCTCCATGAATCTTTGAAATCTTGgtaagacttatttattttacCATATTCTTCGTAATTAGATATACTCTAGGATATGGTTCACTTTTTCTTTTACTACGACATATTTAaatatttagaaaaaaaataatttgcaaGCTTACCATTTTACCATTATGAGATAATTTATAACTACATATACgtttatgatttattttaaaaagaattattCTATTTTAAACTTCTACCCATCCCATTTCGAGTATACTTTATGAAACCTACACTACATAGAGAGAGTAATCACTTAAACgtacaaaattaaattaaattttttaggaaaatatgAGTTTAGAAAAAGTTGTCATTTTTATTCATGTTAGTTATGTGAAAGAAACCAATTGTGACCACAAAAGAAAAAAGGCAAATGCTATCGAACTCTGTGTTAGGGAATGCCGCAAAATCCAGAGTaggaacaagaagagatgaaGTATACATAGCAGTTGTGCCGTTGAGAGCGACAAAAGGGCCAGCCCAGTTGCTCATGTCCACTGCTTACTCTCTCAATTTATGGGATTTGCAGCATTTCATGGTTATCGTCAATCCCAATTCCTCCTCTCAGGTTTCTCCTCTTGCATTTTATCCTCAAAATATAGACTTTTGCAGACCCAAATTCCAAGAttacctttttcttttcaatCAGAAGGTTTTCGATTTGGGGTAGTTTGGTTTGATTGTATAGTCCCAGTATAAAATCCCTTACAGGCTgcataagaaaaaataataaatgcatcGTTTGGTTGGCGGTATTGAGTTATGGAggaatatatgtattattttatacaGGATAAAAcgtaaaataaaaatactgagGATTGAACAAtctaaagaaaaaaatactaTGCCCTTTTGACGTAAGTAATTCATGTATAATAGTCTTTTCGTTCATGACAACCCATTCATTATTTATTACCTTAGTGAGTGGGCACGAATCTGGACTAATCGAGCTAGGAGTTTCAGATACCCAATGATTAaactgaaaaagaaagaaaagacagaAGTATTAACAGGTTACTAATTTATGTGTTGTAGGCATTAGTGTATGATTTCCAACCTCAAGATCCTGAAAACATAGCTGTTGCTGTTGCAGCTCTATCCGGCAGAAATGTACCAGGTGAAACCTTTTAGCACTTCGAACTTTTCTGTGGCTCTGGCCTCCATCCAGCTTACTCTAAAACTATATTTTACACTATACAAGATGCTTATGCAACTGTTTTCTAAAATGCTGTGGAAATGGCTGGAAACCTTTTCATCTTAACTTTGCAGCTTATCTGAAGGATAAACAAGTTCAAACTTTTAATCCTTTTGGACATTGAATCAGCATCATGTCCAAACTCTATCTCTCTTCGGAACTGACAGACCATCATAGGGATCAATTTCTAGTCGCACTTCATATTAAGTCTGCGAAGCTTCTGCGTGTAATTTACTTCAGATTGAGCCGACATCCATATTTCTCAAGGACTGCGTACaaattaccctccccagaccccgcaTGTGGGATTtcattgggttgttgttgttgttgttgagccGACATCCATATGGTCATCATTCAATAGGAAATGAGCACTTTAAACTTTTATCATCAATGTTTTATGGAAGTAAAACAAGCTTTTGCCGTCTCTTAACCATTATAAGTTCATATATCTGTGGTTTTAAGTTTGATTGGTAGTGTTGTCAACATCATCTCCTACGTAATTCATGTCTCCAAGTTTATACCATGTCAGGAGTTGTTCGTATGAGGACTCTGAAGAAGCTGCCAACAAGGAAGTGCTGGTTTGCTGGCTACTCCGAGAGTGATGCAATAGATGCGGCAAACAAATTCAACGAAGGGTGGGAAACTGACTTGAGGATCAACCATCATGACTGCAGAAACTATGCAAATGGTAATTCTCTTCAGTAAAGAAATGCAACACTGAATTATATTTGCCTTTGGTTATAACCAAAATTGGAAAGATGCAGTATAAGTTGTTTGCCCTATACATGCTAAATGCATATTTATTTGCAGTCATTACACATGTCGTTGAGTAAAACTTCCTTTTCATTCGTTAATTCTTTGCTAACTGACTACTTGAAAGGACTAGTGGAATATCTCACTGGAACGAAAGCAGTGGTGGAGCACCTAAGAAGCAGCAGCGTAGGCAAGAGTTGAGATGTAAAGGACTGAAGCATCATACTAGTATATGTCATAGATGTGTAGATTAAGTCATCTAAGTAAACCTTTTAACACTTTACCAGCCAATAGAAGTTCTGCAAATATATATTCACCTGAACTGTAGAGCTGTGGTGTATAAATTTCCAAATGCTTGAGAGCAATAATTGTGACTTTGACAGAGTGATACAGTTGTGTCATGGTGACATGTTCAAGGCATGGAAATAGCTTAATTCTTTGCGTAAGTGCAAGGGATACCGTATATGTCCACTCTATAAACTGTATGCACACCAGCCGGGAGCACTTGGTGCACAGGATAAGCCCTTTTAACAGCAAATGTTATCCATCTTGTTACTTCCGGTAAAACTTTGATGTGAATATATAGTTTGAAGGGAAAAAGCATATGGTAATTAGACGGATTGTTCGACTGACAATTGATAATGATCCCTGGTTGACAATTGTTCGACGGATCAAGAAAGAAATTTTGGCTTCAACATCATCAAAACATGCAAATTTGAATCGACAGAAGAAGGTGACTCCATAATATCAAGACTTATTCCAGATACACACACTCCAAAAGATGTGGAGAGCAAGCTGGTACACAGGGATCTATAAGACAAAATACTTCCACAGTTACAAGGGAATGTCTAAGAAGataaatatatgccaaactcaAACTAAAAGGAGACCATGTTACAGAGGGACTTGCACATTCATGGCCATATTCAGCACACTAGACCTACGATGACCGTAATTGAGACAATAGTTTCCCTTTTTGGCATATCGTGATAGAGTCTAATACAATTTCTCTGAGCTTTTCCTCTATATCTTCAACAGGAAGGGTTGCATCAATAACCTACAATACAGCAAAgacaacattaaaaaaaaaacagttatTGCCCCAGCTTTGGATGTGATGCTTATACGAGCAGCTATACAAGGTTAATCTGTTATCTTGTAAATGAAAGTAATTAATGTATCAAAAGCTTCAAAGAATATAAGATCAGAGTCTTCACTAATAGGATATAATCAATTCACATAGCATAAGTTAATAAGGTGTAATATAATGCTTTTATATTAACCTTAATAACCATACTCATGTAATGGATACAAAAAAATTGATAGGAAACGTCCAAACAAACTCAAAGAGTACTGAAGTAAAACTAAAAAGTTAGTATCAATGTTTAATATCATATCACTTGCTACATAACCTTTTATTAAACCATCATTTGTTGTTGCACctagaagaaaacaaaggaagGAAAACTACCTTCCACGAGGAATCATGAAGAGTCAAATAAGACTTGGCAACCTTTTTTTGAAACTCAAGCTGCTCATATCTCTCACCTCCATAACCTCCTCTCTCTGCGGCTTTCTGGTTATTTTCAAGACCAAATCATCAATATCCACAATCAAATCACTACAGGAGCATATCTTTCATATAATAAAATGACTGatgaaaaagaatatatatttaCAAGTGAAGCAATGGTAACCTGCAAACAACTGGAAATATAAACCGATATAGCAATAGGCTTTATCCTGGATTAGAAATGAACATATCTGACAGGACCAGAGATTGCTTAAGAAATCCACATCCATCCAGATTTAGACTTCAGTTGTGGAAATTTCAATTCACAGACTATCTCCTAAACATAAGGCGAGCGAAGAAAAACAAGACTAGATAATGAAAACTACCTCAGGTGATATGTCAAGGTATACAACCAGATCCGGAGCTAACAACCCTATCTCTGGAGCCTGCGGTAAAAGATCTCATTGCTAAAACTGATttgagaaaccaaatagcaatgttGAGGAAGTAAGACTCGATGTTACCTTACACCATTCAATATCAAGTCCCTTGGCAGATGAGAATGCTACTCCAGAATAAGAATAGCGATCAACAATGAGAGTAGTTCCACTCCTCAGCTTATCCTCCATTAACATTCTGCAGAATGGGAAAGCAAAATTAGAACTATCTGAATGCACCAGCTTAACAACACTGAGCTGATCTGACTGAAAATTCCTACAGAAACAATTGGAAGTGGAAGTAAAACTGTTCGCAAACAAAACAGGTAAATCTTTCtgttaaatgacaataaaattcAATGCAATATTGTTAAAGAAAATGAAGACTGGTACTTAAATAGATACCAAGATAATAAGTTTTATTGTTTTGGTTGAAGCCTTATGTTGAAGACAAGACTATTGGCAGGGAATAGATAAAAAAGCAAGCAAAAGGTCATTAACACTTCCATTTTGGTTAGAAGATCATACCATACTCAAAAAAGGTACATGATTAATTGCGAGGGAAGGAAAGTCAAAGAAAATCTTTCAACAATCTACGGGAATTTTTTCTCCTCCACTGCGGACTCTAGCCAGATTCCAGCTGGCACACAGGTTGCAAACTCGGGGGAGTATGAACACGCCCCTTACCCTCCTCCCAACTTAAATACCAAGTTTTATCCTTGGCAGAGTTAACACGTGACATGCGCCTAAGCCACATATCACTTGCTGGGTCCTTTTTACTAAACCAAAACCCTAAAGCAACAACCTAAGATAGTTGAAGAACACAAATGCATATTATAAATGCTCGTCTGTTAATGCCATACTTTCCTGGAAAAAATGACAATCTATGCAGAGAGCTTGTCAAGTAGCTATTTTAAATAGATAGTAGCAGAGAGAACGTCAACACCACTTGGTTCATCTTTCGATGTTATACAGAGATAATTTTAGCTCTCTGTCAAAAACTGAAACATCTGCTTATTAGTTCGAAACTAGCACGGAAAGAATATGAGAATAATTCACGAGTAGCTGGCCTGCATTTCCACACATGTCCTCTAGTGACATCACAGTTTGAGTCTGACAAATTTCTAAATGATTTACTGCGGTTCAAAACAAGGGAATCGCCAAACTAATGGGCACACCTCTTCTCCCAACGATTTGCACTGAATAGAAGATGGATCGCATGGTCATCCAAATGCGACTGGTTAGCAAGATAAGAAGAAATCATTTGCCCAACACCTGTATTTCTGTCAGGAAATCTCCATGATTCAACTGAATATCCTTGCTCATCAAGGTACTTGTATAGTCTGCTAGATTGTGAAGTCTTCCCACAGCGGTCAAGCCCTTCTAAAACAATTAAGGCACCTCTTGAACTGCTGTTTTCTTTGTTTTCCATATGAATATTTCTTGAAGGCTTG
The sequence above is drawn from the Nicotiana tabacum cultivar K326 chromosome 13, ASM71507v2, whole genome shotgun sequence genome and encodes:
- the LOC107768474 gene encoding uncharacterized protein LOC107768474 — translated: MNSLKEKMQEWYVQGKYILTPKGDYSITSSYNALMGGQDKMENASLIWSKFAQPKHRLIAWLATKKRMLTKERLGQMRITVTDMACCLCDDQAIETSQHLFGNCPWIQGIRRSLLQWTDTQLHAGEPKLVFDSIRRKHWQKLKKEVMAAIWGATIYHIWTAKNKKLFQNGNVQVDTIVTQIKKEIKERISMIKLSNRGSMSRGFIQRLLCN
- the LOC107768475 gene encoding uncharacterized protein LOC107768475; this translates as MCSFAMTCLGTITGKTSPRCLIKIDLRKDYDMVSWEFLEEILLGYEFPEKFVQLIMACVTLPKFSITVNGEQHGYFEGEERSDRVMEALKHFSEVSGVTHQIKERLLAATGFSEGSFPIRYLGLPLSPKKWSKLECQQLIEKITHRINVTYAKKLSYTGRLQVITAVLFSIYSFWGSVFILHQSVLKEVDKRCRDYLWGSSEDKRRVPLVVWEKICFLRKMVA
- the LOC107768476 gene encoding uncharacterized protein LOC107768476; translation: MEDRIGGNPVTWAEVADFNNCMRECGFLELPYHHSKYTWNDRHCGLRIYSKIDWTFNNGEWLDLMPSCKAKLLPEGISDHCPIKITLSDDAPRVKRSFKYYNAWAQHSQFNQIVADLWRTPIEGCKMFQIVKKLKLLKRKLSELNSQYFCNIEQTAKVDRQALKQMHEMLQTGPSNPDLQQEEHEKYQKFRESSYLGEMLLQQKSKATWLRLGDDNTGYFYSIIRHKRLKLATIQLKDDKGGMSDRTWSNCRSVPELLSRVAWPIEEREVKKALFQIDNNKSPGPDGYSSGFFKASWHILGSDITEAILDFFRNGRLLKQIFHQHCSNS
- the LOC107768473 gene encoding uncharacterized protein LOC107768473 isoform X1, translating into MLSNSVLGNAAKSRVGTRRDEVYIAVVPLRATKGPAQLLMSTAYSLNLWDLQHFMVIVNPNSSSQALVYDFQPQDPENIAVAVAALSGRNVPGVVRMRTLKKLPTRKCWFAGYSESDAIDAANKFNEGWETDLRINHHDCRNYANGLVEYLTGTKAVVEHLRSSSVGKS
- the LOC107768473 gene encoding uncharacterized protein LOC107768473 isoform X2, with translation MLSNSVLGNAAKSRVGTRRDEVYIAVVPLRATKGPAQLLMSTAYSLNLWDLQHFMVIVNPNSSSQALVYDFQPQDPENIAVAVAALSGRNVPGVVRMRTLKKLPTRKCWFAGYSESDAIDAANKFNEGWETDLRINHHDCRNYANVEYLTGTKAVVEHLRSSSVGKS
- the LOC107768472 gene encoding thymidylate kinase produces the protein MRYACNFTISKALKFGVVAAQGSLKSSLNLKLTFKPSRNIHMENKENSSSRGALIVLEGLDRCGKTSQSSRLYKYLDEQGYSVESWRFPDRNTGVGQMISSYLANQSHLDDHAIHLLFSANRWEKRMLMEDKLRSGTTLIVDRYSYSGVAFSSAKGLDIEWCKAPEIGLLAPDLVVYLDISPEKAAERGGYGGERYEQLEFQKKVAKSYLTLHDSSWKVIDATLPVEDIEEKLREIVLDSITICQKGKLLSQLRSS